One part of the Pseudoalteromonas aliena SW19 genome encodes these proteins:
- a CDS encoding RDD family protein: MSGEFSRASFWRRFASLIYDALVVISLSMLTAILYFAVIQGLIALDFIAQTDDPAAFIQDSPLLYGIRSALFVGINVFFFAYFWTKSGQTIGMRAWRLKVQTLEGNLISWPQAIVRCVSSLLGLGNLVVLVDLKNKKALQDYVSKTEVIALTKEENKRVYRELD; encoded by the coding sequence ATGTCAGGTGAGTTTTCTCGTGCAAGTTTTTGGCGGCGTTTTGCGTCTTTGATTTACGACGCTTTAGTTGTAATTTCCTTATCTATGCTTACGGCTATACTTTACTTTGCGGTAATTCAGGGCTTAATTGCATTAGACTTTATTGCTCAGACGGATGATCCTGCTGCTTTTATCCAAGACTCGCCACTGCTATACGGAATTAGAAGTGCGCTATTTGTAGGTATTAACGTTTTCTTTTTTGCATATTTTTGGACTAAAAGCGGCCAAACTATTGGAATGCGCGCATGGCGTTTAAAAGTACAAACGCTCGAAGGTAATCTTATTAGCTGGCCTCAAGCAATTGTACGCTGCGTAAGCTCCTTGCTTGGTTTGGGTAATTTAGTCGTGTTAGTTGATTTAAAAAATAAAAAAGCATTACAAGATTATGTATCTAAAACTGAAGTTATTGCATTAACAAAAGAAGAGAACAAACGTGTTTATCGAGAGCTTGATTAA